A section of the Paenibacillus odorifer genome encodes:
- a CDS encoding phage holin family protein, with protein MNFLSHVGRFVVAALVLMVVGWIVPQFTVGGFWSALILALVIALLGWVVEGIFGKKATPFGRGIVGFIVSAVVIWVAQFVVSGVSVSILGAILAALVIGIIDLFLPVSTPFEAAK; from the coding sequence GTGAATTTCTTAAGTCATGTTGGTCGTTTTGTGGTCGCAGCGCTTGTTCTGATGGTTGTTGGCTGGATTGTTCCACAGTTCACGGTTGGTGGGTTCTGGAGCGCTCTAATCCTTGCACTGGTGATTGCGCTACTCGGCTGGGTAGTCGAAGGAATCTTCGGCAAAAAAGCAACGCCTTTCGGTCGCGGTATCGTCGGCTTTATTGTCAGTGCGGTAGTTATCTGGGTCGCTCAATTCGTAGTCAGCGGAGTCAGCGTATCCATTCTGGGTGCCATTTTAGCAGCTCTGGTCATTGGGATTATCGACTTGTTCCTGCCGGTATCCACTCCATTTGAGGCCGCTAAGTAA
- a CDS encoding DUF350 domain-containing protein gives MQEDIDLLLGHPLGALLGYFAVAILGLVVFLSFFEMVTKYNCWEEIRKGNLAVAMATGGKIFGICNVLRFSIEAGVSIYETMKWSVVGFLLLLLAYFLFEFLTPVFSIDEEIAADNRAVGLIAMLISVSLSYVIGAAIF, from the coding sequence GTGCAAGAAGATATTGATCTTTTGCTGGGTCATCCGCTAGGTGCCTTGCTTGGCTACTTCGCAGTGGCGATTCTTGGGCTAGTTGTATTTCTGTCTTTTTTTGAAATGGTAACGAAATATAATTGCTGGGAAGAAATACGTAAGGGAAACCTGGCAGTGGCAATGGCCACAGGCGGTAAAATCTTCGGGATTTGCAACGTACTGCGTTTCAGCATTGAAGCTGGTGTTTCAATTTATGAGACAATGAAGTGGTCCGTCGTCGGTTTTTTGCTGCTGCTGCTTGCCTATTTTTTATTTGAATTTCTGACCCCTGTATTCTCTATTGACGAGGAGATCGCTGCGGATAACCGTGCTGTTGGACTTATTGCCATGCTGATCTCGGTATCGTTGTCTTATGTAATTGGTGCGGCTATTTTTTAA
- a CDS encoding cupredoxin domain-containing protein, whose protein sequence is MVFVIALTACGNSNDSAAGNANTSEPEIEAETELIITATNYSFDQEEYHLKKGVPVKIIFKNDDGNHGILIPEFELQLNEKKSSKVIVPEEAGTFEMTCSIMCGSGHSGMRATIIVE, encoded by the coding sequence ATGGTGTTCGTTATAGCACTTACAGCCTGTGGGAACAGCAATGATAGTGCTGCTGGCAATGCTAACACATCGGAGCCGGAGATCGAGGCAGAAACAGAACTCATAATTACAGCTACGAATTACAGCTTTGATCAGGAAGAATATCATCTAAAAAAGGGTGTGCCCGTCAAAATCATTTTTAAAAATGATGACGGCAATCACGGTATCCTTATTCCTGAGTTCGAGCTGCAGCTTAATGAAAAAAAATCCTCAAAGGTGATCGTACCAGAGGAAGCTGGAACTTTCGAAATGACCTGTTCCATTATGTGTGGCTCCGGACATAGCGGAATGAGAGCTACTATCATCGTGGAATAG
- a CDS encoding GGDEF domain-containing protein yields the protein MSNIDRLQIKTTMDTNLWHLFIACNLLIVVLMITAELWLRYSKQSPKYGVVSCGFLVSYLMYFVLEPFVDGAQMTLMMPIMVALIYFDRKLLYIMGLFSIVFYAGVYFGLERPFLHKPLLEFLMVECVFLVFVLMAIAVIIRAREARINLERLTKAGQDLMVERAISDKLLKIDALTGLYNHKTFHEYLDSLLEQCESNNLQLQLALFDIDNFKQVNDTYGHRVGDLVLKVIADKVGGMIELNDFAARYGGEEFAVIFTDKSFSESYEAVEKLRKNIAQIEHLQAGNKPITVSIGICDYQLGDGKELLFRKTDKALYTAKKQGKNRVVNCAESHKEEIVSFA from the coding sequence TTGTCGAATATTGACCGACTCCAAATAAAAACAACAATGGACACGAACCTATGGCATTTATTTATAGCCTGTAATTTACTAATTGTGGTCCTTATGATTACTGCGGAGCTGTGGCTGCGTTATAGTAAACAGTCCCCTAAATATGGGGTGGTTAGCTGTGGTTTTTTAGTGTCCTACCTTATGTATTTTGTATTAGAGCCTTTTGTTGACGGTGCTCAGATGACACTTATGATGCCGATTATGGTTGCTCTTATTTATTTTGATCGTAAGCTCCTGTACATAATGGGGTTATTTAGTATTGTGTTTTATGCTGGGGTATATTTTGGGTTGGAACGGCCATTCCTACATAAACCGCTGCTTGAATTCTTGATGGTAGAGTGTGTATTTTTGGTATTTGTGCTGATGGCTATTGCAGTAATTATTCGTGCTCGTGAAGCGCGTATAAATTTAGAGAGATTAACGAAGGCGGGCCAAGATCTAATGGTGGAGAGGGCTATTTCGGATAAGCTGCTGAAGATTGACGCACTTACTGGACTCTATAATCATAAAACCTTTCATGAATATTTGGATTCATTATTGGAGCAATGTGAAAGCAACAACCTTCAACTGCAGCTGGCTCTTTTCGATATTGATAACTTCAAGCAAGTGAATGATACCTACGGACACAGGGTTGGAGACCTTGTGCTTAAGGTGATAGCGGACAAGGTAGGCGGTATGATTGAATTAAATGATTTTGCGGCTAGGTATGGCGGGGAAGAGTTCGCTGTGATTTTTACAGATAAAAGTTTCTCGGAGTCCTATGAAGCAGTAGAAAAATTACGGAAAAATATTGCTCAAATTGAACATTTGCAGGCTGGGAACAAGCCGATCACCGTTAGCATTGGAATTTGTGATTATCAGCTTGGGGATGGGAAAGAGCTTCTCTTCCGTAAAACAGACAAGGCGCTTTATACCGCTAAAAAGCAAGGCAAGAACAGAGTGGTCAACTGTGCTGAAAGTCATAAAGAGGAGATTGTGTCTTTTGCATAA
- the pheS gene encoding phenylalanine--tRNA ligase subunit alpha gives MKEKLEALKVEALAKLQEVMDPQVLNDLRVKYLGKKGELTEVLRGMGGLSAEERPVIGQVANQVRSAIEEIIGAKQEAFQEQETQQRLQAEKVDVTLPGRRLQQGGIHPLSRVVQEIEDIFIGMGYRVAEGPEVETDYYNFEALNLPKNHPARDMQDSFYLTDDLLMRTQTSPVQIRTMQAMNGEAPVKIICPGKVFRRDDDDATHSFQFHQIEGLVIGSNIRMSDLKGTLQQFVQEMFGPNTGIRLRPSFFPFTEPSVEVDVSCFKCGGDGCRLCKQSGWLEILGAGMVHPNVLKMGGYDPAEYSGFAFGMGVERIAMLKYGIDDIRHFYSNDMSFVKQFKGV, from the coding sequence ATGAAAGAGAAGTTGGAAGCATTGAAGGTTGAAGCGCTGGCTAAGTTGCAGGAGGTTATGGATCCGCAGGTACTAAATGATTTAAGAGTGAAGTATCTCGGTAAAAAAGGTGAGCTTACAGAGGTTCTGCGCGGTATGGGAGGACTTAGTGCTGAGGAGCGTCCGGTAATCGGGCAAGTGGCGAATCAGGTTCGCAGTGCTATTGAGGAGATTATCGGCGCGAAGCAGGAGGCTTTTCAAGAGCAGGAAACCCAGCAACGTCTGCAGGCTGAAAAAGTAGACGTAACCTTACCGGGTCGCCGTTTACAGCAAGGGGGCATTCACCCGCTTAGCAGAGTCGTACAGGAGATTGAGGATATTTTTATCGGCATGGGCTACCGTGTAGCTGAAGGTCCGGAAGTGGAGACCGATTATTATAACTTTGAAGCTCTAAATCTGCCTAAGAATCACCCGGCACGTGATATGCAGGATTCTTTCTATTTAACAGATGACCTGCTAATGCGCACTCAAACCTCGCCAGTACAGATTCGTACTATGCAGGCTATGAACGGTGAAGCTCCTGTTAAAATAATCTGTCCGGGTAAAGTATTCCGCCGTGATGATGATGATGCAACGCATTCCTTCCAGTTCCACCAAATCGAAGGTTTGGTCATTGGAAGTAACATTCGAATGAGTGATCTGAAGGGCACCCTGCAACAATTTGTGCAGGAGATGTTTGGACCGAATACAGGCATTCGTCTTCGTCCGAGCTTTTTCCCATTCACGGAGCCAAGTGTTGAAGTAGACGTAAGCTGCTTCAAATGTGGTGGCGATGGCTGCAGACTATGCAAGCAAAGTGGATGGTTAGAAATCCTTGGCGCAGGTATGGTACACCCGAATGTACTGAAAATGGGTGGCTATGATCCTGCTGAATACAGCGGCTTCGCCTTCGGAATGGGTGTAGAGCGGATTGCAATGCTTAAATACGGCATCGATGACATCCGTCATTTCTATAGTAATGATATGAGTTTTGTGAAGCAGTTCAAGGGCGTTTAG
- a CDS encoding endonuclease MutS2 produces the protein MDDKILHTLEYRKILNKLMQYTQTPMGRLAAEQLRPSGDFEGVKKLLQATDEAANVDRLKGIPSFGGVSDIRAALKRASIGGMLGTTELLAVGNTIGGARRVKRFLAAMHEEEKIELLFSLSDVLSEQKHVEDAIRLCIDENADVLDTASSELANIRRELRGGETRIREKLDSMIRSSSVAKMLQDQLVTIRGDRFVIPVKAEYRAHFGGIVHDQSGSGATLFIEPESIVAMNNKLRETRLREEREIEIILHRLTALVADIAEEMTYDIDILGELDFIFSKARLARDMKATQPRMNDRGYLKLRKGRHPLIPAEHVVPLDVELGNQYSSIIVTGPNTGGKTVTLKTIGLLSLMSMSGLFIPAEEGSQMCVFDAIYADIGDEQSIEQSLSTFSSHMTNIISILRRMTPKSLILLDEVGAGTDPAEGSALAIAILEHIHRIECRMVATTHYSELKAYAYERKGVINASMEFDVQTLSPTYRLLIGVPGRSNAFAIAERLGLPHAILEHARGEVKEEDLRVEHMIASLEENRLGAEQEHERAEGIRREVEELRSRQQQELEKLESQREKRLEKAEKDASAILDKARKEAEEIISDLRRLAMEEGASVKEHKLIEARRRLDEAEPSPRKKAATRKTAKAPRTIGPGDEVKVDSLNQKGFVVELSGTKEALVQFGIMKMKVRLDDLELLSSKATAAPTALRHATTVKRSRDENIRSELDLRGTNLEEAIMETDRFIDEAFLGNLGQIAIIHGKGTGVLRTGIQEYLRKHKHVKSYRLGNYNEGGAGVTVAELQ, from the coding sequence TTGGACGACAAAATTTTGCATACGCTTGAATATCGCAAGATTTTAAATAAATTAATGCAATATACGCAAACCCCCATGGGGAGATTGGCTGCTGAGCAGCTAAGACCCTCCGGCGATTTCGAAGGCGTGAAGAAGCTGCTTCAAGCCACGGATGAAGCGGCTAATGTGGACCGCCTGAAGGGTATTCCTTCGTTCGGCGGGGTAAGCGATATTCGAGCTGCACTAAAACGTGCGTCTATAGGCGGAATGCTGGGAACAACTGAGCTGCTGGCCGTTGGAAATACCATTGGCGGCGCACGCAGAGTCAAACGTTTCCTGGCAGCTATGCATGAGGAAGAAAAGATTGAGCTCCTGTTCTCACTGAGCGACGTTTTATCGGAGCAAAAACATGTGGAAGATGCCATCCGCTTATGTATAGACGAGAATGCTGATGTACTTGATACAGCTAGTTCTGAGCTGGCTAACATTCGCCGTGAATTGCGCGGAGGAGAGACCAGAATTCGTGAGAAGCTGGATTCGATGATTCGTTCGTCTTCTGTAGCAAAAATGCTGCAGGATCAGCTGGTAACCATTCGTGGTGATCGGTTTGTTATTCCTGTAAAAGCGGAGTACCGTGCCCATTTCGGCGGTATCGTACATGATCAGTCTGGATCAGGAGCGACTTTATTTATCGAGCCAGAGTCTATTGTGGCGATGAATAATAAACTTCGTGAAACACGGCTGCGTGAGGAACGGGAAATCGAGATCATTTTACACAGGCTGACGGCACTTGTAGCCGACATTGCGGAAGAAATGACCTACGATATTGATATTCTGGGAGAACTGGACTTCATCTTCTCCAAGGCGCGTCTTGCTCGTGATATGAAGGCTACTCAGCCGCGCATGAATGACCGCGGTTATCTTAAGCTGCGCAAAGGGCGGCATCCGCTTATTCCAGCGGAGCATGTGGTTCCTTTGGACGTGGAGCTGGGCAATCAATACAGCTCAATTATCGTAACCGGACCGAATACCGGTGGTAAGACCGTTACCCTCAAAACCATCGGCTTGTTAAGCTTAATGTCGATGTCCGGCTTGTTTATTCCAGCAGAGGAAGGCAGCCAGATGTGTGTATTTGATGCCATTTATGCTGATATTGGTGATGAACAGAGCATTGAGCAAAGTCTGAGTACCTTCTCTAGTCATATGACTAATATTATCTCCATTCTGCGTAGAATGACTCCTAAGAGCCTCATTCTGCTTGATGAAGTGGGTGCTGGAACCGACCCGGCAGAAGGCTCTGCGCTGGCAATTGCCATTCTGGAGCATATTCACCGGATCGAATGCCGGATGGTCGCAACAACACATTATAGCGAATTGAAAGCTTACGCTTATGAGCGTAAGGGAGTCATCAATGCCAGTATGGAATTTGATGTCCAGACCCTTAGCCCAACCTATCGCTTGTTGATCGGCGTACCGGGACGAAGCAACGCCTTTGCGATTGCTGAGCGTCTAGGCCTGCCTCATGCGATTCTGGAGCATGCCCGCGGCGAAGTGAAGGAAGAAGATCTGCGCGTGGAGCATATGATTGCTTCTCTCGAAGAGAATCGGCTGGGAGCGGAACAGGAGCATGAACGTGCAGAGGGCATCCGCCGTGAAGTGGAGGAGCTACGCAGCAGACAACAGCAAGAGCTTGAGAAGCTGGAAAGCCAGCGCGAGAAACGCCTCGAGAAGGCAGAGAAGGACGCCAGCGCGATCCTGGACAAAGCGCGTAAGGAAGCTGAGGAAATTATCAGTGATTTGCGCCGCTTGGCTATGGAAGAAGGAGCTTCAGTTAAAGAGCATAAGCTGATTGAAGCGCGGCGACGTCTGGATGAAGCTGAGCCATCACCGCGCAAGAAGGCTGCTACCCGCAAGACTGCCAAGGCCCCACGGACAATTGGTCCTGGAGATGAAGTGAAAGTCGACAGCTTGAACCAAAAGGGCTTTGTGGTGGAGCTAAGCGGTACTAAAGAGGCGCTGGTGCAGTTTGGCATTATGAAGATGAAGGTAAGGCTGGATGATTTGGAATTGCTCTCCTCGAAGGCAACAGCTGCGCCAACGGCCCTTCGCCATGCGACAACCGTCAAACGTTCCCGTGATGAGAACATTCGCAGTGAACTGGATTTGCGCGGCACTAACCTGGAGGAAGCTATCATGGAGACAGATCGTTTTATCGATGAAGCCTTTTTAGGTAATCTGGGCCAAATCGCCATCATTCATGGTAAAGGAACGGGTGTGCTGCGCACAGGAATTCAGGAATATTTGCGTAAGCACAAGCATGTGAAGAGTTATCGGCTCGGGAATTATAACGAAGGCGGCGCGGGCGTAACTGTGGCTGAGCTGCAATAG
- the pheT gene encoding phenylalanine--tRNA ligase subunit beta, with the protein MKVSTGWLADYTSIEGVTAEQLAEKITAAGIEIDGVERRNKGISGIVTGYVKSKEKHPDADKLNVCIVDAGQDEDLQIVCGAKNVAAGQTVPVALVGAKLPGLDIKKAKLRGVLSQGMICSAKELGLNDKLLPKEQQEGILVLPEGTEIGQDISKVLGLDDEILEFDLTPNRSDCLSMIGAAYEVSAILGREVKLPDPKSEIIEISGPAADSISVKIEDEEYCSHYAVRYIAGVKPAPSPLWIQNRLMAAGVRPINNIVDITNYVMLEYGQPLHAFDADKVQGGELGVRLAHEGEVLVTLDGQERKLEPQMLVIADGVKAVGLAGVMGGRDTEVTAETVNLVLESAKFDGGTIRKTSRQLGLRSEASLRFEKEVDPSAVIPALNRAAVLIARYAGGSVHEGIVQAGTDAVQEKVLTLSLEKLNRYLGTDLSLLEVKTLFGRLHFKCGDTAQGLIEVQVPTRRGDISYDVDLIEEIARLYGYDNIPTTLIEGITTPGALTHKQALRRELRRLLSHGGYQEVMGYSFIQPQQSTMFPALSEGAVAVKLAMPMSEERSVLRTSLLPQLLDIASYNTNRRQSDLALFEIGNVFFTDEEQLTRQPRELPVLGLLLSGSLTVKQWNVSAQPVDFFDLKGALETVFAHLGLTDKIVYVGDSPEGFHPGRSASVYLLGNEGRVKIGTMGQIHPDLQRQLDLVDTYAAEILLQPLYESAQSRLQYNELPRFPGMERDIAVVVDSAVPAGDLLASIRDNGGTLLQSVQVFDVYTGGKLESGKKSIAISLLYRHSEHTLTDEEVGEVHEKVLASLQQTFGAELRK; encoded by the coding sequence ATGAAAGTATCAACCGGATGGTTGGCTGATTATACATCGATTGAAGGAGTAACCGCCGAACAGCTAGCGGAGAAGATTACCGCTGCCGGCATTGAGATTGACGGCGTAGAGCGCCGCAATAAAGGCATTTCCGGCATCGTAACCGGCTATGTGAAATCAAAGGAAAAACATCCTGATGCCGACAAGCTGAACGTATGTATCGTGGATGCGGGCCAAGATGAGGATCTACAAATCGTCTGCGGCGCAAAAAATGTAGCTGCAGGTCAAACTGTACCTGTAGCACTGGTCGGTGCTAAGCTGCCAGGACTGGATATCAAAAAAGCCAAGCTGCGCGGCGTCCTATCGCAAGGGATGATCTGCTCGGCCAAAGAATTGGGACTGAATGATAAATTGCTTCCAAAAGAGCAACAAGAAGGTATTCTTGTGCTGCCTGAAGGGACAGAGATTGGTCAGGATATTTCCAAGGTCCTCGGCTTAGATGACGAGATTCTGGAATTCGATCTGACTCCGAACCGTTCGGATTGCCTCAGTATGATTGGTGCTGCTTATGAAGTAAGTGCGATTCTTGGGCGTGAAGTTAAATTGCCTGATCCAAAAAGCGAAATTATTGAGATCAGTGGTCCTGCTGCGGATTCCATTTCCGTCAAGATTGAAGATGAAGAATACTGCAGCCATTATGCAGTTCGTTATATTGCAGGTGTTAAACCTGCACCATCACCGCTGTGGATTCAGAATCGTCTGATGGCTGCTGGGGTTCGTCCAATTAATAATATCGTGGACATTACCAATTACGTGATGCTGGAATATGGACAGCCGCTGCATGCTTTTGATGCAGATAAAGTGCAAGGTGGAGAACTCGGCGTTCGTCTTGCCCATGAAGGTGAAGTTTTGGTTACACTTGACGGTCAAGAGCGTAAGCTAGAGCCGCAAATGCTCGTTATCGCTGATGGAGTTAAAGCTGTAGGTCTGGCCGGAGTAATGGGTGGACGGGATACAGAGGTTACTGCTGAGACGGTAAACCTTGTTCTGGAATCTGCTAAGTTTGATGGTGGTACGATTCGTAAAACCTCGCGTCAATTGGGACTTCGCTCTGAAGCCTCCCTTCGTTTCGAGAAGGAAGTGGATCCAAGTGCAGTTATTCCTGCATTGAACCGTGCAGCAGTGCTGATTGCACGTTATGCTGGCGGATCGGTCCATGAAGGCATCGTGCAAGCAGGAACTGACGCTGTTCAAGAGAAGGTTCTCACCTTGTCCTTAGAGAAACTGAATCGTTATCTGGGAACGGATTTGTCCTTGCTGGAAGTGAAGACATTGTTTGGCCGTCTACACTTCAAATGCGGAGATACCGCACAAGGGCTGATTGAAGTTCAAGTCCCAACCAGACGTGGCGATATCAGCTATGATGTTGATCTTATTGAAGAAATTGCCCGCCTGTACGGATATGACAATATTCCAACGACTCTAATTGAAGGAATTACAACGCCAGGAGCACTAACTCACAAGCAAGCGCTCCGTCGTGAACTGCGCCGCTTATTGTCACATGGCGGTTACCAAGAGGTGATGGGTTACTCCTTCATCCAGCCGCAACAAAGCACAATGTTCCCTGCGTTATCAGAAGGAGCAGTAGCGGTGAAGCTGGCTATGCCGATGAGTGAAGAACGCAGCGTACTGCGTACCAGCCTTCTTCCGCAACTATTGGATATTGCCAGCTACAATACCAATCGTCGTCAAAGCGACTTGGCATTGTTTGAAATCGGCAACGTCTTCTTCACGGATGAAGAACAGCTGACTCGCCAACCACGCGAACTGCCAGTGCTGGGGCTGTTGCTTAGCGGAAGCTTAACAGTGAAGCAATGGAATGTTTCGGCACAGCCTGTGGACTTCTTTGATTTGAAGGGTGCGCTGGAAACGGTATTTGCTCATTTAGGGCTGACTGATAAAATCGTCTATGTGGGAGACAGTCCAGAAGGATTTCATCCTGGGCGTTCCGCATCGGTATATTTACTCGGGAACGAGGGCCGTGTGAAGATCGGAACGATGGGGCAGATTCATCCGGATCTGCAAAGACAGCTGGATCTGGTGGATACTTATGCGGCAGAAATTTTATTGCAGCCGTTATATGAAAGTGCGCAAAGCCGTTTGCAATATAATGAGCTTCCGCGTTTCCCGGGAATGGAACGGGATATTGCTGTGGTCGTGGATTCCGCTGTACCAGCGGGCGATCTGCTGGCTTCCATCCGTGATAACGGAGGTACTTTGCTCCAGTCCGTACAGGTATTTGACGTGTACACTGGCGGTAAGCTGGAGAGTGGAAAGAAGAGCATCGCGATCTCACTGCTGTATCGTCATAGTGAACATACACTGACTGATGAAGAAGTAGGAGAGGTGCATGAGAAGGTATTAGCATCTCTTCAACAAACTTTTGGTGCAGAATTAAGAAAGTAG
- a CDS encoding cell division protein ZapA: MAMDRTRVAVEIYGTSYKLVGSSTEYMKQVARYVDEHMRTISKSHTRLDTPRIAVLAAVHMAEQAIQVQDFKNELNMMTGERSELRLEVSRLLEVQRERQEEIERLEAAAKEEAGRLIAAAEEERKRHLEIQENERKVHAEQLQEAVQAVEVARKKLEEELLEREIELQELRTSYEEERAASREQQRQELAKAEAIRLQQLEEQKAAHLQELENIRETLTKEKTDTLSALQLELTETKSTLEEELEVTKSTLGKELEDTRLTLGKELEDTKLTLGKELESTKAKLGKELAEEREALQREQTKNKELRQSQGTQEHRHKQSIQELEKQLAELRGGTGQLQSRLRAAEASLKSERDARQTLLGQYEAIVKREEQLSEELRTATELGTLLNEELEELRQRYQQSQNEATELRASLQETSENLHRVQEELAGSAAEAANWQELSDKRMEDIGELEMNLLESEEKSVLLQKEIDTLRGQADGLVQQLDQEVRLRTDAERETAALREQGVQVQKELSALRVRYEELIAQYDDVLQEGERLQERYQLLQEEGEEATRRLEELSEASREAAATVAEQQEVLKEAEAYGASWKHKYEELSDRQLQWTDLEAKLREEIDIWQQEAGEAEMKQEAIDRERSEVLQQLGEVGESYEMVQGQLRLLQVQFEMRQEELDKLTDEHRNLKEEYAKLQNEYNEWIQLIEQDS, encoded by the coding sequence GTGGCTATGGACCGGACACGTGTCGCCGTGGAGATATACGGAACTTCCTATAAACTCGTCGGAAGCAGTACTGAATATATGAAACAAGTGGCCCGTTATGTTGATGAACATATGCGCACGATTTCTAAATCTCACACCAGACTGGACACACCGCGTATAGCGGTGCTTGCAGCTGTACATATGGCGGAGCAGGCTATTCAGGTTCAGGACTTCAAAAATGAACTAAACATGATGACAGGTGAACGCAGTGAACTGCGATTGGAAGTATCTCGCCTGCTGGAGGTACAGCGGGAGCGGCAAGAAGAAATTGAGCGACTTGAAGCTGCGGCCAAAGAAGAGGCTGGGCGACTGATTGCTGCTGCTGAGGAAGAACGTAAGCGGCATTTGGAGATTCAGGAGAATGAACGCAAGGTACATGCGGAGCAGCTTCAGGAGGCAGTGCAAGCTGTGGAAGTTGCACGCAAGAAGCTGGAAGAAGAATTGCTTGAGCGCGAGATAGAGCTGCAAGAACTGCGGACAAGCTACGAAGAAGAGCGGGCAGCTAGTCGTGAACAACAGCGGCAGGAACTGGCGAAGGCGGAAGCCATCCGCTTGCAGCAGCTGGAGGAGCAGAAGGCTGCTCATCTGCAAGAGCTGGAGAACATCCGAGAGACGCTGACCAAGGAGAAGACAGACACGCTGTCTGCTCTGCAGCTTGAGCTGACCGAGACCAAGTCAACACTGGAGGAAGAGCTTGAGGTTACCAAGTCTACATTAGGTAAAGAACTCGAAGATACCAGATTGACGCTGGGTAAGGAGCTTGAGGATACCAAGTTGACCTTAGGTAAAGAGCTTGAGAGTACCAAAGCGAAGTTGGGCAAAGAGCTGGCGGAAGAACGTGAAGCACTGCAGCGGGAGCAAACCAAGAATAAGGAACTGCGGCAGTCACAAGGCACTCAAGAGCATAGACATAAGCAAAGCATTCAAGAGCTGGAGAAACAGCTGGCGGAGCTTCGTGGTGGGACCGGGCAACTTCAGTCCAGATTACGGGCGGCTGAAGCCAGTCTTAAGAGTGAGCGAGATGCAAGACAGACGCTGCTTGGACAATATGAAGCGATTGTTAAACGTGAAGAACAGCTCAGTGAAGAGCTGCGCACGGCTACTGAGCTGGGCACACTGTTGAATGAGGAGCTGGAAGAGTTACGCCAGCGTTATCAACAGTCACAGAATGAAGCGACAGAGCTAAGAGCGTCTCTACAGGAGACGAGTGAGAATCTGCACCGTGTTCAGGAAGAACTTGCGGGATCAGCAGCAGAGGCGGCTAACTGGCAGGAGCTTTCGGATAAACGTATGGAAGATATTGGTGAACTGGAAATGAATCTGCTGGAGTCTGAGGAGAAATCCGTGTTGCTTCAGAAAGAGATCGACACGCTGCGTGGGCAAGCCGATGGATTAGTACAGCAGCTGGATCAGGAGGTTCGGCTTCGTACAGATGCAGAACGCGAAACAGCGGCACTTCGGGAGCAAGGTGTGCAGGTTCAGAAGGAGCTGTCTGCGCTTCGTGTGCGTTATGAGGAATTGATTGCTCAATACGATGATGTACTGCAAGAAGGAGAACGCCTGCAGGAAAGATATCAACTGCTGCAGGAAGAAGGCGAAGAGGCAACACGACGCTTAGAAGAGCTGTCTGAAGCTAGTCGTGAAGCCGCTGCTACTGTTGCTGAGCAACAGGAAGTGCTGAAGGAAGCAGAGGCGTACGGAGCTTCTTGGAAGCACAAGTACGAGGAGCTATCCGATCGGCAGCTGCAGTGGACGGATCTCGAAGCGAAGCTGCGCGAGGAGATCGACATTTGGCAGCAGGAAGCCGGCGAGGCTGAGATGAAGCAGGAAGCTATTGATCGTGAACGTAGCGAGGTGCTTCAGCAGTTAGGTGAAGTTGGTGAAAGCTATGAAATGGTTCAAGGACAGCTTCGTTTGTTGCAGGTCCAGTTTGAAATGCGTCAGGAAGAGCTTGACAAGCTTACGGACGAGCATCGTAACCTTAAAGAGGAATATGCCAAGCTGCAAAATGAATATAATGAATGGATTCAACTGATCGAGCAGGACAGTTGA